From Agrobacterium vitis:
GAGAAAGTGACGATCCATATCGACTCGAAACGCTGCTATCTGTTCGACGATGCCGGAAACCGGGTAAACGGCGGCGCGAACCGATAGGCAGGGCAGCAGTGCAAAGGCTTTGCGTCTTGGTTGGCGGGCGTGGCTATGCTATTGGGCGGCTTTTAAAGGATAAAGAGACGCCCTATGCTTCCCTGGATACAGCTTGACAGTGCAGCCATTCCCGATGGCGGCGGCGATCTGCGCCTGAAGCAGCGGGGGCAGGAATTTTCGATCATGCTTGGCGCCAACGAGCTGATGAACAGCCGGTTGAGCGGTTCGGAAGAGGCGCTGGCAACGCTTGCCTGTGAGAAGATCGGGGCCTGTGAGAAGCCTAGCCTACTGATCGGCGGGCTTGGCATGGGGTTTACCCTGCGTGCCGCCCTTGGCGTGTTGCAAGCTGATGCCCGTGTTACCGTTGCCGAATTGGTTCCGGCTGTGGTCGCCTGGGCGCGTGGGCCGATGGCGGAGGTTCATAAGGGCAGTCTTGATGATCCGCGTGTCGATATTCATATCGGCGATGTTGGCGCGCTGATCCGCTCAAAACACGCGGCCTATGATGCCATTCTGCTCGATGTCGACAATGGTCCGGACGGATTGACCCGCGCCTCCAATGACAGTCTCTACAATGCCGCTGGACTGCGTGCCGCAAAAGCTGCCTTGCGGCCTAAAGGCGTGCTGGCTGTCTGGTCTTCTGCCCCGGATGCCGCCTTTACTCGCAGGTTGCGGGAGGCGGGGTTCGTGACCGAAGAAGTCCAGGTGCGCGCCAACGGTAAACGCGGCGGAGCGCGCCATCTGTTGTGGATGGCGGTCAACGGGTAAGATCATCAGAGGGCTGAGACGACGCGAATGCATAATTCTTTAAACCGGGATCGGTTTAAAGAGAAAATTATGTAGCAGATATAAATCGCTACATCGCTGTGCGCCATACAGGCGCACAGCGATGTAGATGCCAATTGATAGAGATCATTGGCACTTTCAGTCAATCGAGCGAAAAATGTAGAATTGAAGTGCAAAAACCAAAAAGCCTGCCGCGGGAGGAGGTGCGGCAGGCTTCTTGAAAAAAATGAACAGCGGCTGGGAGGAGGAGTGCCACCGTTCCATCGGACGCCCCTAGGGAGGAGGAGTGGGTCGTCCGAGAGACGAAGCTTTGCGGG
This genomic window contains:
- a CDS encoding MnmC family methyltransferase codes for the protein MLPWIQLDSAAIPDGGGDLRLKQRGQEFSIMLGANELMNSRLSGSEEALATLACEKIGACEKPSLLIGGLGMGFTLRAALGVLQADARVTVAELVPAVVAWARGPMAEVHKGSLDDPRVDIHIGDVGALIRSKHAAYDAILLDVDNGPDGLTRASNDSLYNAAGLRAAKAALRPKGVLAVWSSAPDAAFTRRLREAGFVTEEVQVRANGKRGGARHLLWMAVNG